tgctAAAACCTGGCGGTAACCTTTCGCCAGCAGGATGTAAGATGGTTATGTTGTGGTAATATgaagcaaacacacacactcatggtTCTTAAAGTCCCGATCACTGATCTCAAATAGTGATTCATCAGACTGCTCCATACCTTAAAAAACCCATAACATTGGcatgaaaatgtttttcgtAATCAATGGTAGATCACACTTCTTTGCTGCTTTGCTCAGTTTCGTATGATAACAGGAAATGCAATTTGAATTGGAAATCAAAATATGAAGTAGTAATCTTTTATCATATTTCATTCAATATATGAGGGATGTTTTAATAATGCGATGACAGACACAGATGATAGCAGCAACATCCCCAGTGACTGATAATGAATGTTACGGAGCTGTCACTTATGAATCACCATTTGACCCAATAAAATGTTTAGTGTAATTCACACAGAACCAAGTGGTTTTATCATATTCTGTTGTTATGAGGAATCAGATTAACCTGTTCTGTAGACTTCAAAACTCACTGGATGCCCAAATAAGTTCAGCATCACTGTATAGTGATTTGATTTTGATGTTTAATAGAGGTCAAAATGGTAAAATTATTACATTTCAGCAGATCAGAATCTGTTATCTAATGAAGACAAGGAGCTCCTGAAGAGATGGGCAGGGATGCAGAAGATAGCACCAGCCCCTGGAGTTCCTGTAGGTCAACTAGGAGGGTCCAAGGTGAAGAGCCCAGTGGTCACTCACAGCCTGGCCATCAGTCTCCAGGGTAACAGCTTGACACTGACGCCCATGAACCAGCCACCTCAGCAGCCAGCTTCCCTACAGACACTGCAAGTGCAGGCTGCGTCATCCACCAACCAGGTACAAACTGGAGTACAAGCAGCAATACAACAGATGCAGACTGTGCAGCTGCAAGGGGGACAAGTTTCCACGCTGCAGATACAGGGACCGCAGACTGTGCAGATACAGGCACAGCAAGGACCCCAGGGACCCCAGACTGTCCCATCTGTAACAAGTTCACTGCCTTCCCATCAGCCAGCAGTCATGACCAACACTGATGGCAAGTCTCATGTTGGAACACCAAGCCATGGACAGAGTAGTGAGACTGTACATCCAGTGAACACACAGTCAACACCTTCTCAGCATATCCACCAGACATTGCCTTCGGGCTCCATTTCTATACAGCAAGACCCAGACACCATGTCCCACCCTGCAGCACCTCTAGATAACACACAGATACAGGTGGACATTAACCACATGCATTCCTTACtgacagcagcagcagaagccaGCACAAGCACTGGATGCATGTTTCAGACAACAGGAGACACTCCACCTACAGGATTTTCAGTGCCAAATGTAAATGTCAGCAGCCAAACCACTCTACCCTCTCAGGTACAACAGTTTATCAATCCCATTGCATCCCATCCTGTCATGCAGAAAGGTATGCTGGATCCCCAGTGCCTCGGCCACAATAATACTGCACATGGCcagtactgccatgacaacacaCCAGTGCCAGTGTCAACTCTCAACTCCAACATTTCCCAATCAAGTAATACAGTGAACAGTCCTGCATTCTCCACTATCACTTTAGATGGCCTTGACTTTTTCAACAACATTGGACTTGAAAGTGATAACCAGCAACCACCAACAGTCCAGACAAGTCTCGATTTCCAACCATATCCAGACCAGCTCCCAGAATCTCGAACATCCCCAGCAAAGAGACGAAGCCTTGACACCACATCCAGGTATCAGTCAAGTCCCACATTTCCAAGGGAAGGCAGTGCTATGGTGCACTCTAACAGTGCACCACAATTCACACAAATGAGTTCAAGCAGTGGCTCACCTGAACATACTCCTTATGTTGGTCAACCGCCATTCACAAATCAATCAGTTCCATTCTCCAATTACCATACCGAACAAAGTGGTACAAATCAAGTTTTCTCTAGCAAAGAAGTTGGTGGTAATCTTCTTGGTAAGACAAGTCCTGACCAGGCCAGTGGAGTGAGCAGCAGGAACACTTCCTCCCTGAAGATCAAGTGTAACTCCCCTCCTCAAGCACATGCTCAGCCAGACCTGATTGCCCTGCTAAGTAAACAGTTGTCCAAGTCTCAAGTCGAAGATATCTTCCCACCCTCTCTGTCACTCACCCCTAAGGGAACTGGTGGTGGATATGGGGTGGGGGCCGATCTGGATGCACTGATGGTTGATGCAGAGAGGTAAGTAGCTGGATGACATGGTAAAGATACTTGAAGTCTGCATTCTTTCATCACaggaatacattgtaaaaaGCTAATGTCTACGTTACAGAAAAATTGTTTGGTTGTAAACTGTTTTGCTGAATTGATATGATCAGTTTCTCTTTCCTGTTCTAGTGCACGTTTGGAGCAAAGCCCTTTGTCCTCCTCCCTCCTCGCTGACTGGATGGATCTTCGGGGCAACATCTCACAGGCAGACCTGGAGGCTCTGGAAAATGAATTGGGTCTACCATCCCCTATGGCAGTGTCATACAGTGATGTCAGCCTCAACCACACTGAGCAGAGGTTCTAGGCTGATCCACATGGAGCAGAGGTTCTAGGCTCAATCACTCGAAGCAGAGGTTCTTGACACGACGCGGAGCAGAGGTTCTAGGTGCACTCACATGGAACAGAGGTTCTAGGACAAATCACATGGAGCAGAGGTTGTAGGTGCAATCACTGTACGAACAGTACATATGACGGAGTGAACAGATGATGGATGTTCTGGAGGGAATGGTTGTGACAGATACAGTAGCAagtatttagaattttaatgcAGAAGAGAATCAAAAACATGTGGATCAGCAGAAACTGCTTGTATCACAATAATGGTTTAACTGAAAACAGTATGTTTTATTATGAAAACTTCAAGGATCAAAGTCATTCTGCCATTGTGAATGCATCTGAATCTGATGGTATGAACATTTACTGGGGCATGCCCTGTTTACACACATATTAAGACTAGATGTAAGGACCATCCTTAAGTATGTCCATACACAATTTATTTCACTATTGGGAAGGATAATTGTTAAAGTGAATAAGATGCAATGGGGACAGGCATATTTATATACGGGGTATTGTTTATGTGTATCTACTGTGAGTTAGTATTTCCCCCCTGCCAGTGTATGGCTTCAATAAAGTGTAATATCTTCTGAtagtttcatgttgatgcaatgGAGTGATGTGACAGACTCCCAGGCCTCATGCAGCAGACACAGTGACTCATTGTTTCAGacacataagtacaccacaagtATCAATATCAAATTGAATCAgttctaagtaaacttagtctcagtgttattcgttataCTCCACACCTGATTCTAGCAAACCATAGTTGAGaatcgcatcaggtaacctttgagtgacctatgaccGCCCAATCTatagcgagacggttaaatagatttaaccaatcagacaacggctactactttGGGATCGGAGGgtcttacaaaatattcaggtcactgacacagatctctccacaaacaacaactgcagttatttgacctgcagtatatattgGGGTTTTAGCTcagatttcagcaatatgacatcCTTGAACATTGCCAAAACCactcagcgactgtttactcaccgttctcatggttgtaacgtgcgctgtgtgcatcacccacAAACGATCGTACGCTGAAaaagcattcggaatcgttcgggtaccgTAGAAAGTGTCTAAAGGTAGgagtaacgaaaagtactgaggctaagtttacttagactgaaattgaaTTGACATGCTGGCACAGAAGACCCCCTTAGCTGATGCAGCATGCATCCGCCTATACTGTCAGACTCCTGGATCTCAAGGAACAGAGGTGACCTAACTTACCAGTAGTTGTTTCACATGACTTGATAAATACTAGCTCATGTGTGTTTGAGACAAACGGCCTTAGTACTTGCACCATATGACTGAAGAAGTCATAGACTAATGGGTTCACTGCAGTAAAATGATCAAGACAATGTACAAAGCAAGTCTTTATTGCCTGACCTTTCTCTCGCCATTTCTGAATTtagcaataataataatgattggCCACTTATCAAATGCGTAAGTCCCAGGCGCAGAAACATACATTTCCCATGAGTATGTTGTTATCTGTAGCAACAACTGCAAGTGGCCCATGTAGGTTGGTCAGTTTCATGGCCTCGATACCAGCGCAACGATATAGGTTCCATACACTGACAAGCGTATAGCCTTACCGTATCCTGGCAAGCCTGGCAATACATACCAACAAGTGGTCCGAGCAGGACCAGCAGTTCCAAACCTCTGATCAATCAATGTCACATGTCCTTTAACTCCAACACTTTCGAATTTTCAAGAGTCGGTAGGGTGGTTAGGGGTGGGCGTGGTGAACCCTTGGCTCCACCACTGCTTTACTTCAACTTCAGTGTCGTCTTAAGTCATTTACAAGGGAGGAAAAAACACCTACACCCCTCATCCGCTTGAATCTGCCAACGACGTACTCTCTGCAATAAGTAGTCCGTGCCTGTGCGAGACTTCTTGACGACTGACAATATACACGTTGTAACACACAAATGTTTCGTGGACACTCTGACAATATGTAGCATGTGCATGTCAGGATGCTCCAACAAGTGACACTCACTGCGATAGGCGTTTGTCCAGGTAGAAATTGTAGTTGAGGTATATGAGCGCAGCGTTGATGACGTATGTGGCAATACAGACGATGCAGATATCACGCAGTACAAAGAACAGGATGAAGGCCAGGTACACACAGCCGAGACCCGCGATCACCGATGTGTAATACAGAACACACGACCACAGCACTTGGTTGGGCAGGAATGCTGTAACATAGAACATACTAttgcattttttgtttgtttttgttgttttttgtttgtctgggttttttggggggagggggtgattgtttttgttttgtttggggggggggggggtgtttttGGGGTGGGAGGGGGGGTTATTCATGGCACTGGCTTTTTCGATACAGTACATATTTACCATAACTTTGTACAATTCAAAAAGGGGGCACATACAAAATAACTGACAACGCTAATAGAGAAAGATAAAAGTGTGCATCATTGAAATGCAATATACAGAAATGAAATACAAAGGGTGTTTGGGTTTGTTACTgaggtttctgattttttaagtctTTGGGGTTGTTCCTGAGGTCTTTGATTTTGTCCGGCTAGATGTAGTAGTCACGAATATGCTCTCATTGAGCTGATTTAGACTCTGGTTTAGACACTGAATAAAATAAGCATCAGCCGTGACCAGTTCTGTTACATATCCCATGATTAAGATCAACTTATCAAAAGACTCCACTCAGAGGCATGGCTGGCAGTTTCTACAGAACTAGCCTTTCACGAGTGATGGATCAGATGGAGAGAGGCTTACGACAGGGTCAGAACCTCGGACAATCAAGTTTGATATACAACCTGCCTGGTACGAGCCATGTCATGTAAGACAACTAGCCTCACCTAGGACAATCTATGATGGGGAAAACAACACACCTTGGACAATCCAGGACTCACCAAGGGCAAAATGTGACAGGTAAAATCATTCATCTACAGCTAACTGTAACCGGTAACGCAGCTCAGGTGGTACAGTCGGTAATAGGTATGATATGAATCACTTATGACAATCTGTGACAGATAGCCCTCCTCTCTCAAAacgactcgtgaagatccggggtaaattatgtcttcagcaacccatgcttaccataaaaggcgactatgcttgtcgtaaggtcgggtggtcagactcgttgacttccCAATagcgcggatcgatgctcatgttgtttatctggtctggtccagactctgttatttacagaccaccgccatacagcaggaatattgctgagtacgacgTAAAACTTTACTCACTTCCTTCACTCTCAAAACATCTGGAACGTGCCCTACTCACCTAAGACAATCTGTGACAGGTAGAACAGGATTCCGAGGGTGCAGTTGCGCTGATTCAGGAAGTGATCTTTGCCCACCAGTATACTAACAATTCCGAATCCTTTCCCGTACCTGCCAATTCCATACAACACAGATATATGCGTCTTTAGTTTATACTCCAGACGACACTCGTCTGACAACAAACTaatcaaacatatatatttatcccCACACATTACAGTGTATTTTCATCCCCAAAATCGATTTTCTGCAAACAGAAATACAATACCTAACCTGACtaatatctgaaaatattctTTAGACACGCGTGGGTGTTTCTAtacaacatacacatatacaaacataatCAACGTACGGTATGCATATTCGACAGTTCAAAACGAAATGGTTTCTTTGTAAGTGGTTGCGTTGCTGCCGCCATTGAAGAGTGGAAGCAACACATCTAACTCATACTTAGATATATGCGTAGGTAGAAGCGTTAACCCTGATATTCGAATGTGGGAGCAGTACACAATCACTGCATACAACCATCGTATGCGTCACTTAGTGTACACATAACTATAGACGACACCGCGTCCAGTATGTTGACATTACATGGGAAAGATTAAGGTCTGGAGAGAATGACCTTGTGTGCATATCCCGTGATTCCGCCATTAGTGGGGCGGTGGAGTggtgaagaccctggttcgactccccacatgaatacaatgtgtgaggcccttTTCTAGTGccccccgttgtgatattgctggaatgttgctaaaagcggcataaaactaaactcactcggtCTCTAGTGTGAAGCATTGCACGTCTATGGATGTGGAGGGAGTAAAGATACAGATCACAGGTTTGTTCAGGTCAGCCCGATGGCATGTGGTGCAAATACAAGCTACTGCAGTCATCTTTTTAGTACTGTAGATAACGTTCAGTCTGAAAATCATATATAATATAGtcgacccgtgaacatccgggatagaatatgtcttcagcaaaccatgtttgccacaaaggggtgactaacaggaacgggtggtctcactgacttggttgacacatggcatcggtgctcatgctgttgatcactagattgtctggtccgtcgccatatagctgaaatattgttgcgTTCgacgtaagactaaactcaatcactaacACTCAATGGCCCTTAATATCAAGGAAAGTACTGACTCATCAGTAACACAGGGACACTTTATAATGACTGCTGGGAGTCATGGTTTCACTGTGGGAGCAATATGTGCCTGTAGTATGTTACAGGAGTAACGTTTGGTCGTTAAGCTAGCTTGCACATGAACCCTATTTGACAGCAATGAACAAAACAGATTATGATGCTTGTTGGGCTGTATTCTGAGTGACACTACTGTCGCCGCAGTTGACGACGTGTTTGCGAACACCTCCGACAAGACGTCTGTTTGTGACCCTTACCAGTTTCCCTGCTGTCTTGTTACGAGATAATTCAGAGATCGGGACTTGCTGTTGCTATACTAACGTTGTACACTTTTGTCTGAAATATGATATATGCCATatccgtagatcgatgctcatccggatctggatcactggattgtgtgctCCACGCCCAGAAATGGGGCTCTGTCATGTGTGAATACCCCGGCTACTGTCAGATTACTCTGCCCAACGACGTTTCTCTGTGTTTCAGAAAGTAATCGTGACATTAACCTGTTAAACTGTTCATCAAGCTGTTAAACTAAAAGCGTTTCTAAATCCTAGACCATCATTAGGATCACTGTTATCGACCTGTTCAAGAAATTTAACGTGCAAAATATGCTCGTCCACCGATCCCGTAAATATTCTTGTCTCTCATGTGTTGTGTATTGCTGTGTTTAGATCATTCCAGGACTGACGGTATAGATTCTGTGGCATACCATTTAGGTCCCGATGTAGTGTATGGATAGATATCAGTAAAACATATGTGTTCTTTCCATAGGAGTGTCTGTTGTTTCCACTGCAGTATctattaaacaaatatatcgTCATATGAGAATGGTCTAATAATAACTAAGACAGTGTGTTTAAATGCATAACTGTGGCAACCTTTTCATCATCTTTTCCACATTACGGTTTATTGCGCGTCTGTTGAAACTTTCATTACGGTATGTGCTGCACTGCAACTTAATCTCCTGGACTTTTCGAAGCTCCCCTGGTGttaagatggtcgtaagtgccatacattagcatacaactatcttagctctatgagagcttcgaaaatctacgCCCAGGTCCAGCAGTGAGAATGCAGTGTTGCAGTAATGATACGTGGCGTACGTTACTCATGGTGATGACAAGGGAGTGTTGCAGTAATGATACGTGGCGTAAGTTACTCACggtggtgacaagggagtgtTGCAGTAATGATACGTGGCGTAAGTTACTCACggtggtgacaagggagtgtTGCAGTAATGATACGTGGCGTAAGTTACTCACGGTGATGACAAGGGGGTGTTGCAGTAATGATACGTGGCGTAAATTACTCACggtggtgacaagggagtgtTGCAGTAATGATACGTGGCGTAAGTTACTCACGGTGAACAGAGGGCTCTGGAGCAGCTGAATCTGTCACTGAAATCGCAGGCTGCCCTGTACTGCGGGTCTCTCTCCCTCCTCACCTCCACTCTCAGCGCGTACAGGGACACGCCCACCCCCAGCACACTGAGTAGCACCCGGTCGGCCAGATTGGACATCAGCAGCCACGACACACACATCATGCACCCGAATGTTGTAGCTGACGCACCAGGGAACCTAGACCTAGAGACAACATATAGCATTTTCGCTTGGATGTTCTGTAGGATATTGTGTCAGTATGTTAGGAAACATTACTGTTCTTGCCTGAATTTTGCGAAACAGGTCCTTGACTTTTGTCTTTCACATTGCCTGCATACATGAACTAACTACAACAGAAGATCCTACACAACACCAGTAGTTTGACAAGAGTGCCTGACTCAGTTTAATTTCATTctgaagaaaaaagaaagaaacaacgGATATTTGTGTTTCTAGATGCCTGTTAAGTATATTGTTGATCGAATCTTGGCTTTAATGTAATGATCACAGACACTAACGCAGGTGCAGTGTGGGGAACTGGCTACTAGAGCTGTTCACGGGGTCAGTGTTCAGCTGACCACGGTCCTGGAGCCACTGCCGGGAAATTAATATGGCAAGGTGGTATAGAGAATGGCAAGCTTTGTATATGGTCACTGATCGATACACCATACACAGGTAATATGGCTGAGACGTGGACACTATGTAGTTATGTAACGTGCATAGTCTTACCTTGAACACGTACCGTGGTCGGTTGTCACTGTGTGGTCCAGAGGATGTGAACTCTCTCAGTTGGGTGGCGGGGGCGCTGGGCGGTGGGTTTAGTCGTTCATCTTTCAGAGGCGCGTCAGCACCGGAACTCCATGTCAGTCTTCTAGCAGACGACAGAAACTCAGCCAATCACATCACGCCACTTTTGCAGAGAGTGGGAAGCCCGAGAGATGAAGACCACGAGCAGACATTAATTGCACGTTGTGGGGCTTCCTAAACAGATCACAATCAATACAGCGTGGACCAGTGACGGAGGTGACATGCAATGtgggtgaaaatgtgaatgattGCCTGGACTGTCAAATGAATTTGCTCGTGTATTATGCATACTAAGGTTGTCCAGTCGGGGTGACACGTTGAGATTAAGTCGGTGTTGTTATTATCATAACCAATAAAGAGCCTGCGCTGACCTGGACTGCGTCAGATAATAGTGTTTTCGTTGCCTCATACAATACCTAGTAGTTATTTCGACCATTATCTCATGGTCGTGTCATTCGTCACCTATATTAAATTGTCTTACTGTTTGTGTTAATTGTTTAACGATGCTGGTTGAACACGGTAAGCGAGCCTGGCTAGACGTCTGTTATGACGTCGCCTCGCACTGTAGATTTTGGTACTGATCACGCATGTCTGTCCCGTCCGACTGGGAAACATAGGAAGGGCCGGGTGGGCGATTTAGTACAGTCGACGTTTGTCATTCCGaaaacagcagcaacaacaactcCGAACTACATTAATTACCTATACTTCTAATGACTCTAGCCACTGTATACGCTTTTTCAGTTGGTCAACTTCGTCATTTACAAACGTCTTCGGAATACCATTTTAAGCTGCTGGTGAAGCTCATCTCGGTCTCAAACAGTGAAGACCATATTGTCTGGTACGAGAGGTACAGTTGCAgccatttttttaaacattgtgCAAGGAATGGAGAAATCTTCTCTGTTCATCACATACCAGTCTGAAAACTtacatctgtacatacacacttGAGGTAGTTATTCGGGTAGGTGAGAAACTATCTCGTGTGTTGAACAGCAAAAATGTGAGAGAGTGTGACTGATAGAACTGCCTCTGTAAACATCGCTGACTGATTTCTGGTAATAAATATGAGATCTAGTTACATGCAGCAGCTGACGGAAACACAGGGTTACCAATCTACAACTGATTTCCGCTTGGAATGCTTTACTGAAACTACAATGTGATTATCAGTAATCGGCTCTTTCTCGAGCACTTCACTAGTAGTCTTCGGCCAGTTTCCCATATATTAACCAGATTGTgtgaaccgtgaagatccgggttagagttggtcttgtCGTTATATGCGAATGACGGGATCGTAGCCGGTGTAGATCGTAGTCGGTGTAGATCGTAGTCGGTGTAGAACGATGCCGGTGTACTTTGATGCCGGTGTACATTGATGCCGGTGTAGATCGTAGCCGGTGTAGATCGTACCCAGTGTAGATCGATGCCGGTGTACATTGATGTGGTGTAGATCGATGCCGGTGATGTCAGATTCAGATTCTTATATTCTCCATAGGACCATTAAAGGTGGTAGAAGACTAAACAAAGTTTAATAAAGCAATCTGATCAGCAATATGGCAGTAGTATAACTGATTCAACAAACATGATAGAGAAAGGCTATTACACTTTTGTTGCTgtaatatttatacattttgcAAATTGTTTTACCAAAAGAAAAGAGTAATTAGAAAGATTGGAGGGGGGTGGAATCGTTGGTACATTTAATTGGTATGAGATTTTGTCAATCAGTGGATAATCGGggccagatttgattatttactgactgctgactgctattggaatattgctgagtgcgtcgttaaacaaaaacaaacaaatgaacctGTTTGATGTGGCAGAGAGATGAGCTAATGGCACATACCAACATGGATTTGTACACGGAATCTTGGTAAATCACCTGAGATCTTCACGACCTAGCAGACAGACATAAGTAGGTCCTCTCGACTAGTCTCTACTTGAACCAACAATTCGATTCATTACAATTATCTGATAGGGAACTGAAGAAGTATCCCGGAGTGTACACCACCATACACTACATTTGTATCGATACAAGCACTGAGTGTGCTGGTCCTCCAGCCTTTTTGACAGGTGTGACCTATTTAAAATGATGAGTGTGATTAATGAGGTTATAATCCCTGACACTTCATCAATAGACAATCCCCTCATGTGATCCATACTCTGGTTGTTAGGTGTCGTCATGGAAAACCTCAGTGTTATGAGTATGCTCTTGATCCTCTATATCCATTTACCAGTCGCCATGTACACAATACCACTTCCTTAATTCACTTCATATTAAAGGGCGAGTATATAGATGAGTTAGACAGGACGACATAACTACGATTAGGTAATATATTAACCCGAGCATCAGCTATGAGAGAAGactataaatagcaaaagaaaaAATTGCTATCTTTCAAGCTTCAGCCTGAATGCAAACTTCACCTTACACGACTATTTTTCATGATGTCTATGAATAGAGCACTAGAACTGCCCAAAATACTGGAAGAACGTACAAATCTTTAAGGAGCAATTAGAAGTGGAAAGTGTAAGAAAAACAGGATTAACGGATGGTTTTTCGGAGTGTATTGCTTATCATTGGTTGAtggagcaagcatacactccgaaacaTCGTGTGAAGAAGTTGACTTATATCATTCTTGGGAAGGACGATCTCATGTCCACCGTTGTCAAAGATCCCCGTATCACGGATCTTTTTACTGTAGGAGGTCATCAATGGAACCTATCATCATCGCCTGAAACCAAATCTATTACTAATGTAATAAACATTCCACTCAAAGGAAAAAAATGTCGTTATCTCGATTTATTCAATAATCCATGCATAGATAAACAACCAGTCATGATGTTAGCTCGAGAAGTGTACCCCGACATTGCTGGTTATTTAATGCAAATATTCCCAACGCTCCTACTAAAACAAAAAGATATTTTCTTTGGGATCTTAACGCTGCGAGGCCAACGTATACGGCCCCTCCTTGAAAGAATCGTTCCATTCGGACTCAACACGCCCAAGTGAACGAATGTGTGAAGAAAACCTCCCAACAACGCCATCTTGTGCTGAGTGTACCCCGTTGTTTCAGGATCATACTGATTTGCAAAAACACAGACGAAACCGGTGTCCAAAAAATCCAACGTTGATAACCCAAAAGAGACTTCTGAGAAGCGGGAGGTAGGAATTATCCCGGCGAAGGAACACCGATCTCTGGAACAATACCGTTATTGCGGTCTGGGTTTTCAAAATAAGAACGATTTGCAGAGATATTTGAGAAAAAGTGAGTGTATGGAGGACGATGGTGAGACTGCAGAGGAATTCAACTCCAAGAACAAACACATCAGACAAGGAAGTCGAACGAGAAGAGGTAGGGATCAGGCGTATATACATGTCTTGAAAGAAGCCAAACCGAAATACAAAAATAACAGTGTGTCCGAAGATGTCATCCAGAATACGTTGTACCAGATACTGTGTTGACGTTTCAAGCAAACGTATGCCAACTTGACAGCTATTAGCACCCAATGGAGAGAAAACGGCCCTAAAACGCGAAAACTCTTGAACGCTTTAGAGGATTACATGGGCAACCAATAAAAAGCTTCAAAAGCTCAGATTTGGGGTTTAGGATTTCGTGATTGATGTTGTGCTCCCGAATGATGaagacgatgttgatgaagatgaaggcaTTGGCAAATAACCACCTGTATAACGTGTTATAACCTGTTATAAACCCTCATCCGTTCCTATCTTGTTGGACATGTTgagcccttaaaccccgacaggtctGAAGTGCACATAAATCATAAATATGCATGAGTGGGCGGAGCTTATGTTGAGCCCTTAAACGGTCGCACATACGTGTAAGGAAGTCTGTAAATTGTCATGCAGATGTGGAAGATTTAGGCTGGATACAATGTACTGTGTGTGATATAGGAAACTCATGCTCATTCAGATGGTAATACATCTTGTTTAGATATTCTTCCCATGTATTTAGTATCTGAAGCtagggaata
The window above is part of the Haliotis asinina isolate JCU_RB_2024 chromosome 1, JCU_Hal_asi_v2, whole genome shotgun sequence genome. Proteins encoded here:
- the LOC137296150 gene encoding uncharacterized protein isoform X1, with the translated sequence MTSTTPTSNMTKVALDQIKKNLAKRTFSVKFDLQDTDYKPIENIGIGAYGVVCSATHKKTQDRVAIKKIPHVFDALTVTKRTYREIKILKHFNHDNIINIREILKPKQEHFQEIYVVFDLMESDLHRIIYTQQELTEEHIRYFLYQILRGLKYIHSANVIHRDLKPSNLLVNEDCHVRIGDFGMARGIFQTPDEPCYYMTQYVATRWYRAPEILLSLVEYGTAVDMWSVGCIFAEMLGRKHLFPGKDYISQIKLIVGVLGSPSEAVLKNCQNDHIKRIMKALGHRQAVPWKTLFPKASKKAIDLLSKMLTINPAERITVEKALDHHYLSKYHDPDDEPICVPTFNFDFEKKDMSKDDLKEVIYKEIMDFHQPKTPTLSFNAVLRPAPKPESPQETEVVKGDSEHLDDLLKALQQQQQQQQRQQQQQTNVDKHGDMKAEGTRTAKQEDEVFKKPVPQRSSFVTVDTNALVPPHSVDIEMLSAKSTDGKQEMDIIPLIKAEVKVEDSKQQPQTKQQHVEIKTISSDTKALVKQALLNASQRRQRADSNSEDTEGRRVVTTAAQRQKEREDRRKKKRERANERVRRQKEKQTDQNLLSNEDKELLKRWAGMQKIAPAPGVPVGQLGGSKVKSPVVTHSLAISLQGNSLTLTPMNQPPQQPASLQTLQVQAASSTNQVQTGVQAAIQQMQTVQLQGGQVSTLQIQGPQTVQIQAQQGPQGPQTVPSVTSSLPSHQPAVMTNTDGKSHVGTPSHGQSSETVHPVNTQSTPSQHIHQTLPSGSISIQQDPDTMSHPAAPLDNTQIQVDINHMHSLLTAAAEASTSTGCMFQTTGDTPPTGFSVPNVNVSSQTTLPSQVQQFINPIASHPVMQKGMLDPQCLGHNNTAHGQYCHDNTPVPVSTLNSNISQSSNTVNSPAFSTITLDGLDFFNNIGLESDNQQPPTVQTSLDFQPYPDQLPESRTSPAKRRSLDTTSRYQSSPTFPREGSAMVHSNSAPQFTQMSSSSGSPEHTPYVGQPPFTNQSVPFSNYHTEQSGTNQVFSSKEVGGNLLGKTSPDQASGVSSRNTSSLKIKCNSPPQAHAQPDLIALLSKQLSKSQVEDIFPPSLSLTPKGTGGGYGVGADLDALMVDAESARLEQSPLSSSLLADWMDLRGNISQADLEALENELGLPSPMAVSYSDVSLNHTEQRF
- the LOC137296150 gene encoding uncharacterized protein isoform X2, with amino-acid sequence MTSTTPTSNMTKVALDQIKKNLAKRTFSVKFDLQDTDYKPIENIGIGAYGVVCSATHKKTQDRVAIKKIPHVFDALTVTKRTYREIKILKHFNHDNIINIREILKPKQEHFQEIYVVFDLMESDLHRIIYTQQELTEEHIRYFLYQILRGLKYIHSANVIHRDLKPSNLLVNEDCHVRIGDFGMARGIFQTPDEPCYYMTQYVATRWYRAPEILLSLVEYGTAVDMWSVGCIFAEMLGRKHLFPGKDYISQIKLIVGVLGSPSEAVLKNCQNDHIKRIMKALGHRQAVPWKTLFPKASKKAIDLLSKMLTINPAERITVEKALDHHYLSKYHDPDDEPICVPTFNFDFEKKDMSKDDLKEVIYKEIMDFHQPKTPTLSFNAVLRPAPKPESPQETEVVKGDSEHLDDLLKALQQQQQQQQRQQQQQTNVDKHGDMKAEGTRTAKQEDEVFKKPVPQRSSFVTVDTNALVPPHSVDIEMLSAKSTDGKQEMDIIPLIKAEVKVEDSKQQPQTKQQHVEIKTISSDTKALVKQALLNASQRRQRADSNSEDTEGRRVVTTAAQRQKEREDRRKKKRERANERVRRQKEKQNQNLLSNEDKELLKRWAGMQKIAPAPGVPVGQLGGSKVKSPVVTHSLAISLQGNSLTLTPMNQPPQQPASLQTLQVQAASSTNQVQTGVQAAIQQMQTVQLQGGQVSTLQIQGPQTVQIQAQQGPQGPQTVPSVTSSLPSHQPAVMTNTDGKSHVGTPSHGQSSETVHPVNTQSTPSQHIHQTLPSGSISIQQDPDTMSHPAAPLDNTQIQVDINHMHSLLTAAAEASTSTGCMFQTTGDTPPTGFSVPNVNVSSQTTLPSQVQQFINPIASHPVMQKGMLDPQCLGHNNTAHGQYCHDNTPVPVSTLNSNISQSSNTVNSPAFSTITLDGLDFFNNIGLESDNQQPPTVQTSLDFQPYPDQLPESRTSPAKRRSLDTTSRYQSSPTFPREGSAMVHSNSAPQFTQMSSSSGSPEHTPYVGQPPFTNQSVPFSNYHTEQSGTNQVFSSKEVGGNLLGKTSPDQASGVSSRNTSSLKIKCNSPPQAHAQPDLIALLSKQLSKSQVEDIFPPSLSLTPKGTGGGYGVGADLDALMVDAESARLEQSPLSSSLLADWMDLRGNISQADLEALENELGLPSPMAVSYSDVSLNHTEQRF